The proteins below come from a single Fusobacterium nucleatum genomic window:
- a CDS encoding DEAD/DEAH box helicase, whose product MEKKFRGEIPFWLKNKKNNLVYICSSNRNIDDYFFVLKDFYKGKILRIKKENEVGELKKYNYDLLELINSNEKFIILISLDYFLEDYYSEANSIFIEKGKNLDIKDLEEKLIDAGFEKTYMLAQRKEYSIRGDILDIFNINQDNPVRIEFFGNEVDRITYFDINSQLSIEKKDSIELYIDNNKNKKDLFSLMSMNKNKIEYYYENNDILQAKIKRLINENLNREGDILNKISELSKIGIQIEIQKFSEEELKQFEVIDRVKKLSENTKITIYSEEATRYKEIFKGYSVKFEKYPLFEGYKTDDKLILTDREIKGIRVKRERVEKKALRYKAVDEIKEQDYVIHENFGVGIFLGLENIEGQDYLKIKYADEDKLFVPVDSINKIEKFINISDVIPEIYKLGRKGFKRKKVKLSEDIEIFAKEIIKIQAKRNLGNGFKFSKDTVMQEEFEETFPFTETPAQSKAIEDVKRDMESGKVMDRLICGDVGFGKTEVAIRATFKAVMDGKQVILLVPTTVLAEQHYERFSERFKNYPVHIEILSRVQSKKEQTESLKRIENGSADLVIGTHRLLSDDIKFKDVGLLIIDEEQKFGVKAKEKLKKIKGNIDVLTLTATPIPRTLNLSLLGIRDLSVIDTSPEGRQKIHTEYIDNNKNLIKDIIFSEISREGQVFYIFNSVKMIESKVKEIRELLPEYIKVGYIHGQMLPRDIKKNIQEFENGNIDVLVATTIIENGIDIENANTMIIEGVEKLGLSQVYQLRGRIGRSTKKSYCYMLMNENKTKNAKKREKSIREFDSLTGLDLAMEDSKIRGVGEILGEKQHGAIETFGYNLYMKMLNEEILKLKGEAEEELDEVDVELNFPRFLPDSYIEKNEKVKIYKRALALKNLDELENLYNELEDRFGKIKSEAKGFFDFIKIRIIARELGITTIKQDKENKDRILINFDEKKINVDKIIYLLSNKKIMYSKFTRTIGYNGDIFEFFKLYSS is encoded by the coding sequence ATGGAAAAGAAATTTAGGGGAGAAATCCCATTTTGGTTGAAGAATAAAAAAAATAATCTTGTATATATCTGTTCATCTAACAGAAATATAGATGATTATTTTTTTGTGTTAAAAGATTTTTACAAGGGAAAAATTCTTAGAATAAAAAAAGAAAATGAAGTTGGAGAATTAAAAAAATATAATTATGATTTATTAGAACTTATAAATTCAAATGAAAAATTTATAATTCTTATTTCCTTGGATTATTTTTTAGAAGATTATTATTCAGAAGCTAATAGTATTTTTATTGAAAAAGGAAAAAATCTTGATATTAAAGATTTGGAAGAAAAATTGATAGATGCAGGTTTTGAAAAAACATATATGCTTGCCCAAAGAAAAGAATACTCTATAAGAGGAGATATTTTAGATATATTTAATATCAATCAAGATAATCCTGTGAGAATAGAATTTTTTGGAAATGAAGTTGATAGAATAACATATTTTGATATAAATTCTCAGTTAAGTATAGAAAAAAAAGATAGTATAGAATTGTATATAGACAATAATAAAAATAAAAAAGATTTATTTTCTCTTATGTCTATGAACAAAAATAAAATAGAGTATTACTATGAAAATAATGATATATTACAAGCTAAAATTAAAAGGCTTATCAATGAAAATTTGAATAGAGAAGGAGATATTTTAAATAAGATATCTGAACTTTCTAAGATAGGTATACAGATAGAAATACAAAAATTCTCAGAAGAAGAATTGAAGCAGTTTGAAGTTATAGACAGAGTTAAAAAATTATCTGAAAATACAAAAATTACAATTTATTCAGAAGAAGCAACTAGATATAAGGAAATATTTAAAGGTTACTCTGTTAAATTTGAAAAATATCCACTTTTTGAGGGATATAAAACAGATGATAAATTGATATTGACAGATAGAGAAATCAAAGGTATTAGAGTAAAAAGAGAAAGAGTTGAAAAAAAAGCACTAAGGTATAAAGCTGTTGATGAAATAAAAGAGCAAGATTATGTAATCCATGAAAATTTTGGTGTGGGAATATTTTTGGGCTTAGAAAATATTGAAGGACAAGATTATTTAAAAATAAAATATGCAGATGAAGATAAACTATTTGTTCCTGTTGACAGTATAAATAAGATAGAAAAGTTTATAAATATTTCTGATGTTATACCTGAAATCTATAAGTTAGGTAGAAAAGGTTTTAAAAGAAAGAAAGTAAAATTAAGTGAAGATATTGAAATTTTTGCTAAGGAAATTATAAAAATACAGGCTAAAAGAAATTTAGGAAATGGTTTTAAATTTTCAAAAGATACTGTTATGCAAGAAGAATTTGAGGAAACTTTTCCATTTACAGAAACACCTGCACAATCAAAAGCTATTGAAGATGTAAAAAGAGATATGGAGTCTGGAAAAGTTATGGATAGGCTTATATGTGGAGATGTGGGCTTTGGAAAAACAGAGGTTGCAATAAGGGCAACATTTAAAGCTGTTATGGATGGTAAACAAGTAATTCTTTTAGTACCTACAACAGTTTTAGCAGAGCAACATTATGAAAGATTTAGTGAAAGATTTAAAAATTATCCTGTACATATAGAAATTTTAAGTAGAGTTCAATCTAAAAAAGAGCAAACTGAAAGTCTTAAAAGAATTGAAAATGGTTCAGCAGATTTAGTAATTGGAACTCACAGATTATTGTCAGATGATATAAAATTCAAAGATGTGGGACTTCTTATAATAGATGAAGAACAAAAGTTTGGAGTTAAAGCAAAAGAAAAATTAAAAAAGATTAAAGGTAATATAGATGTTTTGACTTTAACAGCAACTCCTATTCCTAGAACTTTGAATTTATCACTATTAGGAATTAGAGATTTATCTGTAATAGATACTTCACCAGAAGGCAGACAAAAAATTCATACAGAGTATATAGACAATAATAAAAATTTAATCAAAGATATAATCTTTTCTGAAATTTCAAGAGAAGGGCAAGTTTTTTATATTTTTAATTCTGTAAAAATGATAGAAAGCAAAGTAAAAGAAATAAGAGAATTATTGCCAGAATATATTAAGGTTGGCTATATTCACGGACAAATGTTGCCAAGAGATATTAAAAAAAATATTCAAGAATTTGAAAATGGGAATATAGATGTTTTAGTTGCAACAACTATTATAGAAAATGGTATAGATATAGAAAATGCTAATACTATGATAATTGAAGGGGTTGAAAAATTAGGCTTATCACAAGTTTATCAGTTAAGAGGAAGAATAGGTAGAAGCACTAAAAAAAGTTATTGCTATATGCTTATGAATGAAAATAAAACTAAAAATGCTAAGAAAAGAGAGAAAAGCATAAGAGAATTTGATAGTTTAACTGGTTTAGATTTAGCAATGGAAGATTCAAAAATTAGAGGTGTTGGAGAAATTTTAGGAGAGAAACAACACGGAGCAATAGAAACTTTTGGTTATAATCTATATATGAAAATGTTAAATGAAGAAATCTTAAAATTAAAGGGAGAAGCAGAAGAAGAACTTGATGAAGTTGATGTTGAACTTAATTTCCCAAGATTTTTACCAGATAGTTATATAGAAAAAAATGAAAAGGTAAAAATTTACAAAAGAGCCTTAGCATTGAAAAATTTAGATGAATTAGAAAATTTGTATAATGAATTAGAAGATAGATTTGGAAAGATTAAATCAGAGGCAAAAGGATTTTTTGATTTTATAAAAATAAGAATAATAGCAAGAGAATTGGGAATTACAACTATAAAACAAGATAAAGAAAATAAAGATAGAATTTTAATTAATTTTGATGAAAAGAAAATAAATGTGGATAAGATTATTTATTTGTTAAGCAATAAAAAAATAATGTATTCAAAATTTACGAGAACTATTGGATATAATGGAGATATTTTTGAATTTTTTAAATTATATTCATCATAA
- a CDS encoding SpoVG family protein, whose protein sequence is MKVTNVKIKKVDGDKFDRLRAYVDVTLDDALVIHGLKLMQGEQGLFVAMPSRKMRNEEFKDIVHPICPELRNDITKVVQEKYFSLDQEQEAVV, encoded by the coding sequence ATGAAAGTTACAAATGTAAAAATTAAAAAAGTTGATGGAGATAAGTTTGATAGACTAAGGGCATATGTTGATGTAACACTTGATGATGCTCTAGTTATTCACGGTTTAAAGTTGATGCAAGGAGAACAAGGTTTGTTTGTAGCTATGCCATCAAGAAAAATGCGTAACGAAGAGTTTAAAGACATTGTTCATCCTATATGTCCTGAGTTAAGAAATGATATTACAAAAGTAGTTCAAGAAAAATATTTTTCATTGGATCAAGAACAAGAAGCAGTAGTTTAG
- a CDS encoding flavodoxin domain-containing protein: MNKVNIVYYSFTGNTLRMVKAFEKGLQETDVPFKSYSVVELKDDNEAFDCEILALASPANQTEEIEKNYFQPFMKRNAEKFKDKKVYLFGTFGWGTGKFMGTWIKQVEELGAKIVELPMACKGSPYSETKEKLANMAKKIATMK, translated from the coding sequence ATGAATAAGGTAAATATTGTCTATTATAGTTTTACAGGGAATACTTTAAGAATGGTTAAGGCTTTTGAAAAAGGACTTCAAGAGACTGATGTTCCTTTCAAATCTTATAGTGTTGTTGAATTAAAAGATGATAATGAAGCTTTTGATTGTGAAATTTTAGCTTTAGCTTCTCCAGCAAACCAAACAGAAGAAATTGAAAAAAATTATTTTCAACCTTTTATGAAAAGAAATGCAGAAAAATTTAAAGATAAAAAAGTTTATCTTTTTGGAACTTTTGGTTGGGGAACTGGTAAATTTATGGGAACTTGGATTAAACAAGTTGAAGAATTAGGTGCAAAAATAGTTGAACTACCTATGGCTTGTAAAGGTAGCCCATATTCTGAAACTAAGGAAAAATTAGCTAATATGGCAAAAAAAATTGCTACTATGAAATAA
- the ispE gene encoding 4-(cytidine 5'-diphospho)-2-C-methyl-D-erythritol kinase produces MRISLNKYKIFSNAKINIGLNVFQKEDDGYHNIDSIMAPIDLSDEMDITFYSELGDLKIECSDKNIPTDKKNILFKTYKIFFEESKKEKEKIYIFLKKNIPSEAGLGGGSSNAGFFLKLLNEHYGNIYNEKELEGLAMKIGSDVPFFIKNKTARVSGKGNKIELIENNLKDSIILIKPINFGVSTKEAYESFDNLKEIKYANFDKIIECLKNNNRIALENNIENSLEQGILETNIDIKMLKMTLNSVIFGKKFFMSGSGSTYYSFVTEFEKSQIETRLKTFVDNVKIIICNTIN; encoded by the coding sequence ATGAGGATTTCTTTGAATAAATATAAGATATTTTCAAATGCTAAAATTAATATAGGTTTAAATGTTTTTCAAAAGGAAGATGATGGTTATCATAATATAGATTCTATAATGGCTCCTATTGATTTATCTGATGAGATGGATATAACATTTTATTCAGAGTTAGGAGATTTAAAAATTGAATGTTCTGATAAGAATATTCCTACTGATAAAAAAAATATTCTATTTAAAACATATAAAATATTTTTTGAAGAAAGTAAAAAAGAGAAAGAAAAAATTTATATTTTCTTAAAGAAAAATATACCATCTGAGGCTGGTTTAGGTGGAGGAAGTTCTAATGCAGGTTTCTTTTTAAAGCTTTTAAATGAGCATTATGGAAATATCTATAATGAAAAAGAATTAGAAGGCTTGGCAATGAAAATTGGAAGTGATGTTCCATTTTTTATTAAGAATAAAACAGCCAGAGTTAGTGGAAAAGGAAATAAGATAGAGTTAATAGAAAATAATCTTAAAGATTCAATAATTCTAATAAAACCAATAAATTTTGGGGTATCTACAAAAGAAGCCTATGAGAGCTTTGATAATTTAAAAGAAATTAAATATGCAAATTTTGATAAGATTATTGAATGTTTAAAAAATAATAATAGAATTGCTTTAGAAAATAATATAGAAAATAGTTTAGAACAAGGAATTTTAGAAACAAATATAGATATAAAAATGTTGAAGATGACATTAAATTCAGTTATATTTGGAAAGAAATTTTTTATGTCAGGAAGTGGGAGCACATACTACTCATTTGTTACAGAATTTGAAAAATCCCAAATTGAAACAAGATTAAAAACTTTTGTTGATAATGTAAAGATTATTATATGTAATACTATAAACTAA
- the yfcC gene encoding putative basic amino acid antiporter YfcC, translated as MKKIKMPDTFVIIFFVVIFASLLTYIVPVGKFEMQEVTYVTNTGAEKTRNVPVPGSFSYELDDKGNELKKGIKIFEPGGEVGVTNYVFEGLASGDKWGTAVGIVAFLLVVGGAFGIILKTGAVESGIYSMISRSKGSELVLIPVIFILFSLGGAVFGMGEEAIPFAMLVIPIVIDMGYDSITGILITYISTQIGFATSWMNPFSVAIAQGVSGVPVLSGAGFRIFMWIFFTAFGVIYTIFHARRVKRNPESSIAYKTDAYFRDNFKSEEQGNREFKLGHKLIILVLVLGMAWVVYGVVKEGYYLPEIATQFVIMGLLAGIIGVIFKLNNMSVNDIAISFRKGAEDMVGAALVIGMAKGIVLILGGTSADTPTILNTILNYVASALSNMSAAFSAWVMYIFQSVFNFFVVSGSGQAALTMPIMAPLSDLVGVTRQVAVLAFQLGDGFTNMIVPTSGILMAVLGIAKIEWGVWAKYQIKFQLILFALGSCFIFFAVFTNFS; from the coding sequence ATGAAAAAGATTAAAATGCCAGACACCTTTGTGATAATATTCTTTGTAGTTATTTTTGCATCACTATTGACTTACATAGTTCCTGTTGGAAAATTTGAAATGCAAGAAGTAACTTATGTAACTAATACAGGGGCAGAAAAAACAAGAAATGTACCAGTGCCAGGAAGTTTTTCTTATGAACTAGATGATAAAGGAAATGAATTAAAAAAAGGAATAAAAATATTTGAACCTGGTGGAGAAGTTGGGGTAACTAATTATGTGTTTGAAGGATTAGCAAGTGGAGATAAATGGGGAACAGCAGTTGGGATTGTTGCCTTTCTTTTGGTTGTTGGTGGAGCTTTTGGAATAATTTTAAAAACAGGAGCTGTTGAAAGTGGAATATATAGTATGATTAGTAGAAGTAAAGGTTCAGAGCTTGTTCTCATACCTGTTATATTTATATTGTTCTCCTTAGGTGGAGCAGTTTTTGGAATGGGAGAGGAGGCAATACCTTTTGCAATGTTAGTTATCCCTATTGTGATTGATATGGGTTATGACTCAATAACAGGAATTTTAATAACATATATTTCAACTCAAATAGGTTTTGCAACTTCTTGGATGAATCCTTTTAGTGTTGCAATAGCACAAGGAGTTTCAGGAGTACCTGTATTGTCAGGAGCAGGTTTTAGAATATTTATGTGGATATTCTTCACAGCTTTTGGGGTTATATATACAATTTTCCATGCAAGAAGAGTTAAGAGAAATCCAGAATCTTCAATAGCATACAAGACAGATGCTTATTTTAGAGATAATTTTAAATCAGAAGAACAAGGTAATAGAGAATTTAAATTAGGACATAAATTAATTATTTTAGTTTTAGTTCTTGGAATGGCTTGGGTAGTGTATGGAGTTGTAAAAGAAGGATATTATTTACCAGAAATAGCAACTCAATTTGTAATAATGGGATTGTTAGCTGGAATAATTGGAGTGATATTTAAATTAAATAATATGTCAGTGAATGATATAGCAATTTCATTTAGAAAGGGTGCAGAAGATATGGTTGGAGCTGCCTTAGTTATAGGTATGGCTAAGGGAATAGTTTTAATTTTAGGTGGGACAAGTGCTGATACACCTACTATTTTAAATACTATTCTTAATTATGTTGCCTCAGCACTTAGCAATATGTCAGCAGCATTTAGTGCTTGGGTAATGTATATATTCCAATCAGTATTTAATTTCTTTGTTGTGTCTGGTTCAGGGCAAGCAGCACTTACTATGCCAATAATGGCACCTCTTTCAGATTTAGTTGGAGTTACAAGACAAGTTGCTGTTTTAGCTTTCCAATTAGGAGATGGATTTACAAATATGATAGTTCCAACTTCTGGAATACTTATGGCAGTATTAGGAATTGCTAAGATTGAATGGGGAGTTTGGGCAAAATATCAAATTAAGTTTCAACTAATTTTATTTGCACTAGGTTCTTGCTTTATTTTCTTTGCAGTTTTTACAAATTTCTCATAG
- a CDS encoding type II toxin-antitoxin system YoeB family toxin gives MKDSILWHPNEHRLVYDVFDDTVRVLSCEGHYKDKNFDEY, from the coding sequence GTGAAAGATAGTATTTTATGGCATCCAAATGAACATAGATTAGTATATGATGTTTTTGATGATACAGTTAGGGTTTTGAGTTGTGAAGGACATTATAAAGATAAAAACTTTGATGAGTATTAA
- a CDS encoding RNA-binding S4 domain-containing protein, with the protein MRLDKFLKVSRIIKRRPIAKLVIDGGKVKLDGKVVKAAAEVKIGQILEIEYYNKYFKFEILQVPLGNVSKDKTSDLVKLLETKGLDIEINLDKDEDFFE; encoded by the coding sequence ATGAGATTAGATAAATTTTTAAAAGTTAGTAGAATTATTAAAAGAAGACCCATTGCAAAGCTTGTTATAGATGGAGGCAAAGTAAAATTAGATGGAAAAGTTGTAAAAGCAGCAGCAGAGGTTAAGATAGGGCAAATTTTAGAGATAGAATATTACAACAAATATTTTAAATTTGAAATTTTGCAAGTTCCACTAGGCAATGTTTCCAAGGATAAGACAAGTGATTTAGTAAAACTACTTGAAACAAAAGGTTTAGACATAGAAATTAATTTAGATAAGGATGAGGATTTCTTTGAATAA
- a CDS encoding type II toxin-antitoxin system Phd/YefM family antitoxin encodes MSTLTINFNDMIEKMIGNNEELRIKGETRSKDLVVLNADKYDKLLTELNNLMYIQKILKRAEETSAEYHTFEEMEKMIEEIK; translated from the coding sequence ATGTCAACATTAACTATAAATTTCAATGATATGATTGAAAAAATGATTGGAAATAATGAAGAACTTAGAATAAAAGGTGAAACTAGAAGCAAAGATTTAGTAGTTTTAAATGCCGATAAATATGATAAATTATTAACAGAATTAAATAATCTTATGTACATACAAAAAATACTAAAAAGAGCTGAGGAAACAAGTGCAGAATATCATACATTTGAAGAAATGGAAAAAATGATAGAGGAGATAAAATAG